The DNA sequence TTATTACACTAAGAATGGTCAAGGAGTTTTTGAGAATTTATTTTGGATCCTGCcatttcaaaacaaattttaattttatttattctattattattcACAATATGTGTCCACatttatggttttttttttaattactactataattattttttagctTATAACCTTTGGCCTAAGTTAGggacaaaaaaaatctcaagcTTATCCATTCAATTccttattatttaaattaatcttatttaattattaacattGAACTTAATGGTCTaagtttgtttatttatttatgactGTGaacattatttgcatattctttgTAATGATctaagattttatttatgattggAATACTATATCCAGATTTGCCAAATTTGTGACCACGATTAACAAACTAACATGACACTGCACGTATtaggttttaacttttaatatttgcATTTGTATAAACGCGACCCTCTGGTTTGATTATCTATCCTTTTGTAGTACTCCTATTTAGGTTTAGTTATTCAccataaaaatcataaatttattaacggaaaaaaagttaaagatgaagaaatcGAAAAATTAATCTAGAAACATTTTTAACCTTAAGTAATTAAActgaatttccattttttggtGAATCCAAATAGTTGGGCATTATATCTCTAAATCACTATTCATAGAAGTTAAGAAAATTGCCTCATCTCATTTTTTCAGTTAACAAACGaagatgattttaaataaaataaaatgtattggtaaatgtaaaaaatgtttattagcgaggatttatttatttctaagaCTTTAATTGAAGAGGTCGGTGGCCCATTGCTGTATTACaagtagagagaagagagaaagcAAGGAGTGTAAGAGAATGTTTAAATTTGGGCCATTTAATTTAGCTATTTGGGCTTTTCTATCCTGAAAGGCACCACAATAATGAATATAGATAGCCCTTCAACTTTTCTAAACTTTGCAGTCTTGTTtgttgtgaaaaaataaatttgattttcaattattaattctGTATTTCGATAATTGGGAAAAATATTCTGATTAGtagttatgaatttttttatagtttgactataagaaaataaagaaagtaatttgatttataatagCTAGATTCCATTTCAATTTAGCcttaattaagtttaattatttctctcttattatTTATCCTTATAGATGTGCCTAACCCTATCTGAGTGAAATATTTATCTCattatttatctttactctCTCAAACGTGAGAGATATGATGACTAcaagtattaaaaaatttcaaaaatagttCATCCGTCACAATAAACGGTAAAATAGcttaaatttgatttgattaatcCATTATATACgtactactattattcttCAAAGTAAATTGTGaataattaaatcgaaaaagttAGGTAAACGTGTCAACTGTCAAGTTAACGGCTTCATTAATCATTCTAATCATTCTTCGTGTGGTTTCCAAGAGAAAGCCAAcgtttatttaattacatgcatttttttttttgtgaaaaaaatggaatggaaGGTGTAACCAGCttctattttgtttaaatatttaatctttACCCCCGTTACAACTTCCATCATGACATATCATTCACAATCATAACGCATAACTAAGCTACTATCACTAACAAACTTTCACCATAATATACCTATTCACCTTATAAAACCATAAGTTGAAAATGAATTTACGCTTTTAAAAGCAAATTAGATAGAGACTAAAACAATGCAATATGAGTAGTTAAAAACCAATCTAGAATGGATCCGCTTGAGTCACCAAAATGGGGCTCCGAACCATGCGCTTCCCATCCGCCCAAATAAGCGACCCGAAAACCACACCCGAATCGCCCACCGCCAAATTCTTCCCGTCAACCGTCACATTTACATAGTAGCCCAGCCTTGTGTTTATCTCCGAGAAAACAAGCTTCCTCGGCCTCACGCTCACCTCCACCCCCTTCGGCGGGTCGACCCTGACCCGGTACACCGCGTTCGCCTCCCCCACGTTCGTCACCATCCGAAAAAACATCTGGCTCGTCGATCTCCCGCCTTTTGCAAAAACCGCCGCGATCGACGGATAGTTGAGATTCTCCGGCAGCGGCTTCCTCATCGGGCAATTCACCCGCGACCGCGTGATCACCTCTATCGTCTTCGCCCCGTACTGAATCGCGCAGAGGAAACTCACATAGTCGTCGTTGCTCAGATCGTAAACCAGCCCCGGATCCATGGCTAGATCCAGATTCAAGTGCCCTGCGCCGTAATCGTAGGGATTCGCCGCTTTTTTGCTCTCCTCGTTGATCATCGGATTCATTGAATTGTCCACCACGCTCGCCGTCGTCATCATTGCCGATCTGATCACCGCCGGGCTCCAATCAGGATGAGCCGATTTGAGCAGCGCCGCGGCGCCGCTCACGTGAGGGCAAGCCATGGAGGTTCCGGATAAAATGTTGAATTCTGCTTTCCGATTATCCGAATCCAGACCCGTCGGACCGACTGCATCGGTCCACGCAGCTAAGATGTTGACGCCGGGGGCGATCAGATCTGGTTTTAGGATCTCCGGATTCTGCCCGTTCGGACCTCTCCCGGAGAATGACGCCACCACCGGCGCCGGCTTGGTTCCGACAACTGTGCCGCGGAATTTGATGGTTGCTTTTGCTTTAGGATTGGAAGCTAAATACGCCTTTATTCGAACTCCGTCGGAGAAGCCAACTGCGCAGGTTGGGATCAAATGAGCGTCTCCGACTAATCCCTCGCCGCTGGAAGCTCCGTTGGCGAGGATCATTCCGACGCCTCCAGCTTTTTTTACCACCAATCCCTTCGCGACACGTGGACTGCTGCCGCGGTCGCAGATTACGATTTTGCCCCTAATATGATTAGGATCGAGAGAGTTTTCTAAACAGAGAGAAGCAGAGATTAAACCGAATTTCCCCGGATAAATGAGATGGTACATTTTGCCTTTTAGCGGCTTTCCGGCGTAAAGCGACACGCCGGAGAAGTTTCTCCCATCCTTGAGAATCACATCCGCCGGGAAATTCCGATCAATCGTTCCAGCTCCGACGGTGGTGAGCCAGGGAGCGAGGTTAGTCACCGACATTCCATTAGGCCCGTCGTTGCCAGCCGAGGAGGAGACGAAAATCCCTCTCGAAACGGCGCCGTATGAGCCAATCGCGATTGGATCGAGGTAGTACGGCGAGGAGATGCCGTCGCTGCCGCCGATTGAGATCGAAATGACGTCGACTCCGTCGTTGGCGGCGGCGTCGAACGCAGCTAATATATCGGAATCGAAGCAGCCTGCATCCTTCCAGCACACTTTGTATATCGCCAATCGAGCTTTCGGCGCGACGCCTTTCGCTATGCCGGCGGCGTACCCCTCCAAGCTAGCTCTGTAAACATATCTCCCCGCAGCGGTGGAAGCTGTGTGCGTGCCATGTCCATCGGCGTCTCTCGGCGACTTAAACTCGATCGTCTCATTAATGCCGGAGACCGCAACGTCGCCGATTCGCACCGCCGCCTCATGACCTTTGACGAAAAACCTAGCTCCGATGATTTTTCTGTTGCAGTTACTCGCGCTGAATTTCACGCCTGTGTGGCAAGTTCCTCTCCAGCGCCTCGGCACAGGACCGAGATTTCGGTCGGAGAAGCTGCGCCGCTCCGGCCAAATTCCGGTGTCGAAAACTCCGATTATGACGTCGGAGCCGTAGTCGGATTCCGACCAAAGGCCGCGCTGGTTGTGCAGGCCGAGGAATTGAGGGGAGCGAGTGGTGTGgaggtggcggcggcggtCTTCGAAGGCGGTGAGGACGGAGGGGTGGCGACGGATGGCAGCGAGCGCGGATGGAGTGAGGACGGCGGAGAAGCCGTGGAAAACGGTGTCGTATGTGTGTAGGATGGCGGAGGGGTCGGTGAATTCGGCGGTGTACCAATGGAGATGAGTAGGGAAAATTGAGGGTTTTGATGAAGTGTCTACTCTGATTATGTAGGTTTTGGCTGTTTCATGATTATCAGCTGAGGATTTAGCGAGTGAGGATATTAACAGTaggagttggagaagatgaagaagcaTGTCTAGCAACAGAGTGAAGGAGAGAAATAAAGTTTAAGTGAGAGAAGATGGAGTGATTAGCATCTGTGAATCAGTGATATAatgaatcaattttttctGTCCAGTAATTAATCAATGCCGTTGCGTATTTAGTAATGATTAAATACAAAGAAAGTGATTATTAGTGAGATAATGCAGACAGCATTTTGTGTGAGTTGAGCAGTAGAAGGTGTTTTTGCATAGGAGTAGTCACATATTTTGCTGCGGAAATGGCGGGAAGCAATATAAAGAATCGAGTACTTTTAGAATATAAAcgagattaattaattgtagaaAATACAAGTATTAGTGGCCACGGGTCATTAATATATGTGTGCGGTGTGCTTTTTTTTGTGTAAGCATCAAGCATGGTGcgtttgtttttattttttcaggaGAAGCATGGTGTATCTATTGCCTATTGGGATGTTTAATAATATACACTCCATAAAAAAAGGGcaatattttatctactacTCATAGAttctatcaaaattttatcatgtttcttattttagtgTACAGTACACTTGTATTATgatatcatcattttttttattttttgagtgaTATCAtcacatattaatatattgtaaattggttaaacaaagaaaattcgGACGATTGGATTAAGATTCATACTAAAAGCTTTTCGTAAAAACAATGTGTAtttggagtaatatatttcatacagtagtattttataatcCCACACTGCCGAAATCAGTTAACATGTACAACTAGTACTGcccattaaatatttattatgatgtTTTACCGAAGAtgattcactttttttttcaatttttctaattaagaTGACTcgttattaaaaataaaaatattctttatttctattttattttatttcttattttattctcttcacttaatatataaaataaaattttatgttgtccaaattaggaatcATCTTTATTAGAGTTTTGGGAAAACAGATATTCAACGTTTTAGAAAGATTCTAATATAATGCTATATCAATCCATTAAAAAAGGTGAAAAAGCGTGATTAAGCAAATGCCGTTAGAGACAGTAGTTCTTGCTTTCTTAATAGGAAGTATATGGAATTTCAAATATGGGCGTAGTAGGGTCAATGTTACTCCTATTTCTTGCCTTagtttttcctttctttttggAGCTCAGggtttattttatacaatagGTTCTTTATAAGTTAGACTATTCCACATGACTAATAGATCCGTttatccacattccactattataacaataattaaaataataataataataataataataatagtgaaattgtataattatgataatgagATATTTTCCGTACAATATTAATAGTTTGAGCATTCACATATTTGGACAAATCAGACAGtcatttagaatttaatcGACTAATCATCCTTTTCTAATTAAAAGGCATGCGCATCTAAATATTGAGGGTGCGTGGATGCATGAGCCAACTTATTAAGTTAAAGCTTGGCATTTGCATGAGTCAACAACACATTTTAATCAGTGCTTACTCTTTATacacataaatggtaaagtCGACCTAAtcaccaaaataaatttatttttcagaaatataaaaataaattggtatatagattagatttgGGCCGTACTTCTTTAGGCCCACATCCATATTATATAGGCTACCTTCACTAAGTTGGACAAGGCCCAGACATTCTCTGATCTCCACACCCTTAGCTAGTAAGCTTTCTTTTTCAGTAACGAATACTTGCATAGGGTTGGGCGGACATTTTTCTCCTGTGTGaaatatgtttgtttttgactttttgtaaTACCAACAGACATCTTATTATGGGCTAAGCATAATTAGTGCACACCTATGGCTATGTATATCCTGTTTGATCTTAATTGTATAGTAGCAATTAATACTGTGTCTTCCTGTgtgaaacaaatcaaattcaactGACATCTGGTCCCGTCGTTctgttcattttttatttcatgctaattaattttatatagtactcccttttTGTAGTTTAACCTTtggtttaattaaattttaattgtacttAAATAATCAAATGGTGTTACATCTTAAAAATGTTGTCAAATCACCCAATTGGTGAACAAATCAGTGCTTCGTGCtagcattttatattgttttcttACTGCCAAAATGCAACATTAGAATCTGAGGTGATGAAGAAAATTGTAACTCTTTAATTCCAGATCTAGATCCGTCCAGTTGGGCAACAAATGCTAACAATATTCATATgacaaataatttttagttcatAAAGAGGTAGTTGGACAATACTCCGAAAATGATACTTCCACCGTCTCAATGTAGTTGAGTTATAATTATTATCGGATCatccaaattaattgaatcatttttctattttagctaaaaactttattctctttcgtACTTATCCTCTATTtaattctcatattttattctctctattttaatatttaaacactaGTTTTTTTAAATCCCGTGCTATAAGAAACGTCTCAACTTTGAACAAATAAAGTACccactttctttattttcctGAGAGAGATTTGAAGACTAGTGTGTCGATGTCGTGGCACCTTCTAAATAGTGTTTCAGTTATTGCTATTCCTTTGAAAGGAAGTCATAAAAGATGGTCCATAGCACCAAAAATGAACGAGATGCTAAATTTACTGCCAAAATTGTCTATATTGGTGGGGAAAATATAAAGTGCAAGGAACATTGTCATTTTCAAATCCACCACAAATTGAATAAATGGATTACATTAGATTAGATCAAATCAGATTAGGAGCTACCAAATCTCAATTATTTTTGACACCGACCCCACCCATCTTAATTAACAATGATCTTGATGCTCAAGCTTGATTACAcctttatataggagtatgccttttttttctctcactaTCGCAAAGAGTGGGCATTTTTACCTATTAACACTATACATTACGTGcattttataatattcaattaatacaatatgcattaataagttaatatatgtactataaaatataaatataaatataagagtCCCGTTATATGCAAATCCACTCCTTATTGCCAAATCGCAGAACTTTACCAAATTTAggtttttagatttaattttttatggatgagatgcgcaaatgtataaattattttcgccttcatcacgagcctattttactTCAGCCGAGGgaaaataaagcataaaatatttggaggatttaacttcattccagtaggtttttacttcattccagtaggtttttacttcattccaataggattattacttcattccagtacatACATGCTGTTTCGCCGATGGAGACGTCAAGACCATCCCGTCGACGCTGTGATAGTCCCAAAATTCCAGCCACGACAACAAAATGAAGTGATAGCCTAATTGGATGgtgtaaaataattgaatgatgGAATAAACTATTTATGTGTACAAACATTTGAAGTCCCACTATAAGGAAATAAGTACCTtgtccaatgaagtaataacattttttaatggagtaataaacctactagaatgcaTTGCATTTTTTGAAGTGAAAAAGTAAAACTCAGTTCAATGAATTCAAATGAAGCAtgtgttgaatcatttcaaaaccgaCTGGAAGTAAGTAAAAACATACTGTAGTTTTAAGGTATTACGTacatgaatgaagtaataaacctgctagaataaagtaaattggCTTTGTAATGAAGACcgaaataatttatacatcagcgaatttcatcaaaaaaactagatctagtGGCAATAATTTAATCTCTAGTCCGGTCTTTAAGTTGGTTCGATATCTTATCACAATAGATACATCAATTTAGGATAACTTTTAGGATAAAGCTATATGGCCACATTATGGCTGGCCATAATAGGATATTTTGGTCATTATACATtagaaacaaataataaattaataagtctctttaatgtttatgtgtttttacaaaattaccctttactttacaaaatttattgaGTTAGGAATTCACGTGTGGGGGAATGGGCCTTAGGCGAATGGCTGGAGTTGGAAGTCATAAAgttaatttaatcttttacttaactttatttatttttaggcACTTCTATTGTACTACtaccatttaaaataaaaataacttctaaattaatttagtataatattaatagtgtaattccgtattttatcatttatcaattgttatttaaatatagtatCTTAATGgattaatatactactactaagtATTTATATAGGTGTTTACGGTGTTTAAGTCTGTATATTAGTAATTAGTAGTATGAAAATTATAGTCTAGtagagtatattattattatttaatattttaatatattttaaatttttatttatataaatgacttagatattaataaaaaattgctcttaaattcaagaataattgaaattgaaaatttacaTTTGAATCAGTATCAATTGAACCCCCAAATGAGTTGAATagtctaataatattattacaatcATGTGAATGATACAACTTaggttttcaaattattataacgatcattatatttttaaaaccactTGAGTTATAAACTGTACTATGTCTCaatgtattataaatagagatATTTGCACATATTTTCTATTTGCATCATTGTGTTATATTGTAATGAGCTATGCTTATTCTATCGATTCCAGTTAACGATTATAGATTTTTCCGCTCCCTATTATCAAAGCTAAAATTGAATCTTAATCAGTTCTTACACTAATTTATCAGTTTTCAAAATAACCAAAATCAAGTAGTAATATTCAATCATCAATCCTTAGAATTCAATAATATACTATGGAATAATATGCAATAATCCACACCTAAAAGCTAAGATAAAAATTAGGAATAAATTCAAGATcatataaaagttataatcGCATGGAAGATTAATTGAGATCTCCAATTGAATTAAAGATCAATCAAAGACTAGCCATCgattcaacaaaaatttaaaaattatattcccttcgtcccagCTTAAGTAATTGACTTATTTTCGGCACGTGTTttagaaagtaaagtaagaaagagaataatatagggGAAAGTCctcttctacattattctccttcttactttactttctctatactttaactatttgttatcatttttccaaaataacaacaacaaaaaaaatcaatcacatgAGCTGGAACAGAGGaagtactttaattaattttcatgtggAAATACCATTTAtctttgattcaatttttgtaattgtaaatattcaatagtatattatagatttagttgtatataatattttattattgagttTGTTTATAACAATTAAGATTCATTGCTTTGTAAGAGCTTATTGTATCACTTGTACCTTTAAATGACAATTCACTTGGTATAATTTACTACCTTATTAAGTGTTCCcttattacacttaaaatacgaatttaatttcaccaatttattttaaagatttCATTTAATCTCCAACcatcaattttatagtatatactTTTAATATTGGAACAATCTTTcctcaaaaaaatttgaattaattttagtataaaataattttatagtataatgtctacatttattttatttataagttatttaattattaatgttaaatataatatagtttaaattatttcatttgataCCTATCTTTATATAGTATGAAATGAACGAGCTTTTAAATATCATAATCAAGATGGACTGTAACGATATAACAAAACGCAGATGTATTattggagtagtatttaaataaactaTTACCACCTTATTTAATCCCGCACCAACTTCAAATAATTGAGTTTAGGTTAATCACAATTCATACGTCCAACTTTTTACACCTCTACTCTAATTTGGAATTAGACCATTAATGGAAATTGCCAACCAAATACTCCTCCACataataatatacaaaagGTAATTCTGTAATGGGGCCATGCTATTTCGTGGAggaaatggaaaagaagaTTGCTTAAAGTTGTTTGCGTGAAGGCGTGAACTGCTTTTTAActgcaaattaaaaagaaaaaagaaaaaagttgcataagaaaagaaaagtaggGGAAAGTGGGCCAAATTTTACAATACATTATTTACCCAAATAAGTATAGTAGATGAACTATTAGTAAGAACAAAAACTAAAGTAGCAAACATggaagattaaaaaaaggtgCTTAGCTGTCAAACGCTGCACAATAGTGATTGTtaagcaaaaataattactcaCTAAGATTTCTGATTAGAGAGAGTAACAATGCAGTTAGCACCACATGCTGTAAAAAGGTGAGGATGGGACACACTAACAAGAAGAAAGCATAGATTCTAACTAAGTggtgattatttaattaattggattaTATATTATTCCCAACCATGATTTgattaaagataattatgaaaatgatGGAGTGATCAAACTATTTGACTCGCTCCTTAATGATATCGAATCCCATCTCAGTTGGATCGGTGGCTTGCAATTCATAATGGATTCCATCTAGTGCTCTCCTCAATCCATCTTTTGATGTTGCGTACAATATTTTTGCTCTTATTCGCGATGCTGTTGGGGCCCTGCATTttaataccaaaacaaaaatatattcatattcttTTCACATTTGAGTCACATTGATTAATGCAAATACAGGTTATTTCATGATGATAGTTTTAAGCTAGTCAATTATGTCAACCTAGGCATATATGATTCCaccatatataattaaatttgatgcATAACTAGAATCAATTCAATGAAAggaggggtaaaattgtaaattagcTCAGGCACGCCGACGTGCTGAACAAACAGAATTCCAGAAATTGAATGAggaatcaaattcaaattcaaatcgaaattgaaattgaggaGTAGATGGAGAGTAATTACCAGGCGATGAAGAAGATCTTGCTCTTACGACAGTTGTCGACGGTGACGAAGTCGAAATCGAAGACGGCGTAGCGGCAGTCGTCGTTTGGCAAGGCGGCGGCCATCTCATCGTAACCTTCGCCGGCGGCGCCGACCTTGTCCACCGTGAG is a window from the Salvia hispanica cultivar TCC Black 2014 chromosome 1, UniMelb_Shisp_WGS_1.0, whole genome shotgun sequence genome containing:
- the LOC125202642 gene encoding subtilisin-like protease SBT1.6, with translation MLLHLLQLLLLISSLAKSSADNHETAKTYIIRVDTSSKPSIFPTHLHWYTAEFTDPSAILHTYDTVFHGFSAVLTPSALAAIRRHPSVLTAFEDRRRHLHTTRSPQFLGLHNQRGLWSESDYGSDVIIGVFDTGIWPERRSFSDRNLGPVPRRWRGTCHTGVKFSASNCNRKIIGARFFVKGHEAAVRIGDVAVSGINETIEFKSPRDADGHGTHTASTAAGRYVYRASLEGYAAGIAKGVAPKARLAIYKVCWKDAGCFDSDILAAFDAAANDGVDVISISIGGSDGISSPYYLDPIAIGSYGAVSRGIFVSSSAGNDGPNGMSVTNLAPWLTTVGAGTIDRNFPADVILKDGRNFSGVSLYAGKPLKGKMYHLIYPGKFGLISASLCLENSLDPNHIRGKIVICDRGSSPRVAKGLVVKKAGGVGMILANGASSGEGLVGDAHLIPTCAVGFSDGVRIKAYLASNPKAKATIKFRGTVVGTKPAPVVASFSGRGPNGQNPEILKPDLIAPGVNILAAWTDAVGPTGLDSDNRKAEFNILSGTSMACPHVSGAAALLKSAHPDWSPAVIRSAMMTTASVVDNSMNPMINEESKKAANPYDYGAGHLNLDLAMDPGLVYDLSNDDYVSFLCAIQYGAKTIEVITRSRVNCPMRKPLPENLNYPSIAAVFAKGGRSTSQMFFRMVTNVGEANAVYRVRVDPPKGVEVSVRPRKLVFSEINTRLGYYVNVTVDGKNLAVGDSGVVFGSLIWADGKRMVRSPILVTQADPF
- the LOC125204787 gene encoding actin-depolymerizing factor 5-like, yielding MAMAFKMATMGMRVTDECKNSFMEMKWKKVSRYIVFKIDEGSKRLTVDKVGAAGEGYDEMAAALPNDDCRYAVFDFDFVTVDNCRKSKIFFIAWAPTASRIRAKILYATSKDGLRRALDGIHYELQATDPTEMGFDIIKERVK